The proteins below come from a single Benincasa hispida cultivar B227 chromosome 4, ASM972705v1, whole genome shotgun sequence genomic window:
- the LOC120076390 gene encoding mavicyanin, producing the protein MEGLRLKMKMKMKMKRDVFVVIVAAVALMAEKGLADQRHVVGGSQGWQESVDFDSWASAQTFKVGDQIVFKYDSGLHSVVELPDESSYKKCDIGNSVETKSSGNDAIKLTKSGTRYFACGTIGHCSQGMKVKIHIATGTASSTPSPPSSSSSSSSSSHSHHSLFGFFLMLLPFYALRFI; encoded by the exons atggaGGGGTTgaggttgaagatgaagatgaagatgaagatgaagagagATGTGTTTGTTGTGATTGTGGCTGCTGTAGCTTTAATGGCGGAGAAGGGTTTGGCAGATCAAAGACATGTGGTTGGGGGAAGCCAAGGTTGGCAAGAATCTGTTGATTTCGATTCTTGGGCTTCTGCTCAGACCTTCAAAGTTGGCGATCAAATTG TTTTCAAGTACGATTCGGGGCTGCACAGTGTGGTAGAGCTTCCTGATGAGAGTTCATATAAGAAGTGCGACATTGGGAATTCAGTGGAAACGAAGAGTAGTGGGAACGATGCGATCAAATTGACCAAATCGGGGACTCGATACTTCGCTTGCGGCACCATCGGCCATTGCAGCCAAGGAATGAAGGTCAAGATCCACATTGCCACCGGCACTGCTTCCTCTACTCCATCcccaccttcttcttcttcctcttcttcttcttcttctcattcACATCATTCTCTTTTCGGTTTCTTCCTTATGCTGCTGCCTTTCTACGCCTTGAGATTCATCTga